The Archocentrus centrarchus isolate MPI-CPG fArcCen1 chromosome 13, fArcCen1, whole genome shotgun sequence genomic interval cttaacATATATGGCAGTAAGTATCCTGTAGAatgtgcatgtaacatggcgtgtatgagacacgtatcctatgtgtgtattctctgcaggctgaaaacagcctgcaggtaactacaacttcctttgcaAAAAATGTCGCCACGTGTTTCCatctcaaacataaaaacaacagtatcatatgtacataaaacaacttatagaaaatatacaaacagaagatatgataattcataataaacagaatggaatttataccataactccaacactAAATGCCACTCCCGCTTGTTAACTGAGTGACGGGGCTTATGAGGTTACTGGAaaccacctctgaagcctaggcagtaatcacagtctttgtggctGTATAGCTATATTGCTCAAGGTGCATGTAgggttaggttcagagaggattttcaatTATGTATGAAGGACCGAtccagaactctaaatcaggccttattagatcgatagagttATAATTTTtccatataatccagaaaagttacatttatatatcatgcatttaatgtgtcccagagtgccgtttccttccactaatgtgtttgcagaaatcacataaaaagcatacacaacaaaaatataatccagattttttaatgatcagctgcttaaagcatttcctacatttgaatatcagccatcatgctgtgagcataaactatcacgtttttaatgcaacaacaggaagtgacatcttgCTGGGCactgtagtttttattctttaaggcctttcatagctccactggtgctgaaaactaatgtttgattatggctttctgaatacaagcagggctgcaactatcaattattttagtaatcaaatatTCTACTTATTACTCCgccaattaatcaagtaattgtataagaaataatttttcattttaacaattcatcagcatattttaacttccgtactgcagatgtttctctgtgtgaaacatacagcgtggatggagcagctacaaagttctcttttcttcaggttgctgatcaggtggttgatgaaggacctccagctgtttcccagtaaatgttttaaggtggttacaggaacaagcgctcctttcgctccacctgagctcacgttGCTACTTTTCCACGGCTGAGGTgctggtgctcgtgccagtaCTGGTGCTGGTTTAAATGAAccagcgaaacgcttaagaacgcgcttcgtgaactgctcctttacgcaTGAGTGTGGGAGAAcatgctcccctttcttgtgctgcgaacacacTTTACGGTgtaaaccaaactactgcagcatctgtgtgcagcacagaggtaaacacagccAGATTAAGTGTAAGacacaagtacgcactttgcgtcaacaaatttgtgtcgaggaattttaataatcgaatttaGTTACTCCAAGAATCGCTGCAAccctaaaatttgcattaaacttttagtttgtgtatcaaaatacatgaaggttggtatttacctttcacaCTGGGATCTTTTTGTTGaataggaagcctgaaattttcctgtgatcttcattttccctcttcttGCTTTCATACcgtttataatttttatttctgcaggcCACGAAATCAAGCGCACACATGAGATcaaatgtgcacattgtgaataaaactgtccgtgctctgtggtagactgcaaactgcggtgaaattaTACaggcgcaagcggcgataatagcatcgacctagccggggcggagtctgcgaggtgcgctcctttgagaggcagaggagcgtaatctttgttggatttgaatcagtacgttttgcatctaATAAATTCAAGGATGTtaacaatattctggcaatttagtgatatttccagagctgtggtcttgactggtcttgaaataaaatcccgagtccgcaatttccaagtccatgacaagaccgagaccatcaaaaagcggtctcgagaccaagaccaatCTTGAGCACTACAACAGAACTAAAGACTTGTGACATCAGCATGTCACAAGTCCCTTTAACATTTCTCAAGTaaatattttgatgttttatcAAACTGAGTGTTTAAAAATTACATGTACCTCTGCAGATCTGCTAGGATTACACTGTCTTCTTACCTATATGtatacagggttctagccagaaatccccccctcccccccaaggGGTAgggatgctaatgctaattagcaagttAATACTAActgctaaaagctgctcccacttgttacttgagtgaaggggcctacatacagtggcttgcaaaagtattcatacccctcggactttaacatattttgtcacattacaaccacaaacataaatatatttcactggaatttaatgtgaaagcccaacacaaagtggtatacaattgtgaagtggaaagaaaattatacatgattcaaaacattttttacaaataaaaaactgaaaagtacagtgtgcaaaagtattgagcccccctgagtcaatactttgtggaaccaccttttgctgcaattaaagttgcaagtcttttagggtatgtctccaccagctttgcgcATCTAGTGGCTGAAATTTTTgtccattcttctttgcaaaacagctaaagctcagtcagattagatggagagcatttgtgaacagcagttttcagatcttgccacaaattctcgattgggtttaggtctcgactttgactgggccgttctaacacatgaatatgttttgttttaaaccattccattgtagccctggctttatgtttagcgTTGTTGTCCtactggaaggtgaacctccgccccagtctcaagtcttttgcagactccaacaggttttcttccaagattgccctgtatttggctccatccatcttcccatcaactctgaccaacttccctgtccctgctgaagagaagcagcctcagagcatgatgctgccaccaccatatttgacagtggggatggtgtgttcagagtgatgtgcagtgttaattctccgccacacatagcgttttgtaTTTTGGCCAGAAAGTTCAATTTTGCTCTCATCTGACGAACGCAACTTGTTCCACATGTTgtctgtgtccccaacatggcttctggcaaactgcaaatgggactttttatggttttcttcttgccactcttccataaagaccatatttgtgcagtgcatgactattagttgtcctgtggacagatttccccacctgagctgtggatctctgcatttcgtccagagtcaccatgggcctcttggctgcatctctgatcagtgctctacTTGTTCGGCATGtgagtttaggtggacggccttgtcttgataggtttacagttgtgcggtttacagttgtgccatactctttccatctCTGGATAAGGGATTGAACAgggctccgtgagatgttcaaagcttgggaaatctttttatagcctaagcctgctttaaacttctccacaaccttattcctgacctgtctggtgtgttttttggacttcatgatgctgtttactccccaatattctcttaaccaacctctgaggccgtcacggagcagctgtatttgtactgagattagattacacacaggtggactctttttactcattagcagtcatcaggcaacttctgaatgcaattggttgcactcagagaaaagggggctgaatacttttgcacaccgcatttttcagctttttatttgtaaaaaaaggtttgaatcatgtataatttttgttccacttcactattgtataccactttgtgttggtctctcacattaaattccagtgaaatatatttatgtttgtggttgtaatgtgacaaaatatggaaatgttcaaggggtatgagtatttttgcaagccactgtatgtaaCTAGAAAGCACACCTAATGCCTAATCACAAtctttgtgaacctgtagttatatttctcaaggtgcatgtcatttttctttctttcagctgcactggtgctgaaaactaatgtttgactatggctttctgaatacaagtgggGCTGCAACtttcgattattttagtaattgagtattctatcaattgttccatcaattaatcaagtaatcggataagaaataatttttcgtattaacaattcattgaaaattttaacttccgtactgcagttatTCTCTATGTCACATGTTTCAGACTCAAGACCCgtgggccacatccggcccgcgaTCTAATTTTATACAGCCAGCAAGaagatttcatatagctattattatcAGCcagtgttaataataataataataaatcccaCTATGCATTGCAACAGCTGtggattgtggaggccaggttcATGCCACAGCAACCTTTTTGTTGTGTTCCTTAAATCTTTCTGAACAGATTTCTGGTGGGGAGGCAGTATTTGAATTTCTATTGCTACTCCTTAATTAACAAAATTTACTTTTCTGCTACATCTCAAAGTAGCATACACATGAAAATCAGAACCCAATATTTCCCAGTGAAACACAACATGAATAAATTACTCAAGTGGTGCCAGATAGGTGTATATGACTATGATATCACATAGCGCACTCAGCTGACATTAAacttaaaatctgcatttttaagCTTGGTTTTGTAGAAATATAGAAATATTAACAGCAGCTGTATTCAACAACTCTCTAACAATCTAGGTTTACTATGAAATgtgattttatatttatgtgctTAACtgtgaattaaatatttatttattaaatgattacacacataaataacaaataattcAACAACTGACATGTAAATTGCAAAGAGCTTAACAGAAAAATGTAAGTATTTCATTAAAGTAGCATCTGAAAATGAATATCTTTTTTATGTTCACCGAATGTGTACAATTTTGCTGCTGGAATATTAACCATTTCCAAAGCTCTGATACGCTATGATTgatttttgttcattaaatatttCTTAGTGTTGTTCTCAGGCTTAAACAATATGATAAAACATTTTGGAGCAAATATACACATCATTAGTCCAAAGCTGGAAGCCAGAATGGCAAATATCTCCACAACCACAGTGAATTTCCCAGGAGAGCTGACATATGCTGGGATAAAGGTGATCCACACTGCACAGAATATCAGCATACTGAAAGTGATGAGTTTGGCTTCGTTAAAATTATCAGGTAATTTACGTGCTAAGACAGCTAAGACAAAGCAAAATGAAGCCAGTAAGCCTATATACCCAAGCACAGCCCAGAAGCCAAAAGCTGAACCCAAAGCACATTCCAGTATGATTTTCTCCTTGTATGTGGTTAGATTTTTCATAGGAAAGGGAGGGCTAAGTACCAGCCAAATCGTACATATTAAAACTTGAATAAATGTAAAACACATGACAGTCATTCTTTGCTGTGGAGGACCAAACCATTTCATCACATTACTACCTGGAAGTGTAGCTTTAAAAGCCATTAAAACCACTATAGTTTTTCCAAGCAAACAGGAGATACAGAGTACAAAGGTGATACCAAATGAAGTGTGACGCAGCATGCAGGACCAATCAGATGGTGCTCCAATGAAAGTAAATGAACATAAAAAACACAGAGTCAGGGAGATGAGCAGCAGGAAGCTCAGCTCAGAGTTGTTGGCTCTGACAACTGGAGTTGTcctgtgacaaaaaaatatagCTGCAGTGATAATGGCCAGACAAGCACCAACAGCTGAGACTGTAGCCAGGATGATTCCTAGGCTGtcttgaaaagaaagaaattctaCAGGCTTAGGAACGCAAGTGTCTCTCTTTGCATTAGGCCAGAATTCCTTGTAGCATGGTAAACAATCAGCAGAatctgaatgaaaagaaacataaaaacattgaCAGATGGGTTTATTCAGGGTTACAGATATGAAcaataaacataattttattttacctgTAGTATTACTTATCTCTCCCTCAGGACACAGTATACAGTCATAGCAGCAGGTGGGTTTTCCTTTCTGTAGCACTTTACGAGTTCCTGGAGGACAGCTGTCAGTGCACACTGACACTGGCACCTGTTGAAGACATAACAGTACATATAGATATTTGCTATGCAGCAATAATTAAACTATTCTCCAAAGTTTAATCAGCAGATTATTGTCTTTGGACTCATTACTTTTGTGCTATGCTCCATCCAGGTTATGTTTGTATTAATTTTGAACTCCTGGCCCACTGGCAGTGATGCATAATAAAGCCCAACAGTTACTATTTTAGTGATGCCACTTTCACTTTTTTGCCAATTAACCAGCTCATAAACAGCCACAGGATCCCCATTAGCATTAAATGATACGTCATAACCATTCTGGGAAAAATTTACTTTCTTTAACTGAGTTAAAACCTATCAAAATTAATTAAGACAGAAAGGgacaagagagaaaaataaaaggtacaatattttaacaaataatattaAATTTTCATCTGCGTGACATTAGAGATGATGGAAGACATTGGTATTAACAGAATCATTTAATCTGACCTGTTTGGGCTCTATCTTCACTAGTTTGTCACACTTAGCTGTGGCATTTTTCCCTTTACACACTGCATTATGGATGGCATGTGCTATTGCATACACAGCCTTGTACACCATATTAGAAATTCTGAGCTGTGATGTGTCAGTGTACTGGCTTTGGAGATTCTGTATGTCTTCAGTTCCATCACACACCTTCTTGTCTGTAGCACCacctaaaaatagaaaaaggcaAACTAGATGTTTTCAACAGTGAAAGGTAAACTAGATTTCAGACATTTTCCTTTTGATGAATCTGACAAATTATGCTAAggtaaaaggataaaaaaaaaattataaaatttgcCACCTGAACTTGACCTCAGAAGTGATTAAATCACATGAAAATATTTGGCCATTATCTGTAGGTTCTGAGAAGAAGTGTGTCAACttaaaatcaagaaaaccttACTTTTGTTCAGTTTGCAGTTGAATGCGTCCTCCCAGAACTCTGTAAACACTGGGGAAGCAGCAActtcagagaaagagagattcaGCAGGAAGTCTCTGAAACCTGGGATTACAGACTTTGGAATCCCAAATCCAATGGCCCCAGCACAGAAAGTGAACCTTGTTAATTCTGGGTTGGTTACCCATGACTCACTGCCTATCCACTGGCGAGGTGGGAAAGGCTCACGTGATAGCTCCTCCAACAGGATCTTCATGTCTCCAGAATGTGCAAAtgccacaacaaccacagc includes:
- the LOC115791065 gene encoding extracellular calcium-sensing receptor-like, with protein sequence MDGDFIIGGSFALHASMNTIYNNYTSMPESVKCKGSIDTRGLRFSRAMVFAIEEINNSTELLPGIRLGYQIYDSCASVPVAVHVAFQFLNSFDPVLYTDNNCSQSGMVVAVVGDTGSTQSISISQVISAFNIPQVSPYATCACLSDKQQYPNFFRTIPSDQFQAEALAKLVKHFGWTWIGAVRSDTDYGNNGMASFREAAQKEGICVEYSVSFYRTHPQSRIQKVADVIRRSTAVVVVAFAHSGDMKILLEELSREPFPPRQWIGSESWVTNPELTRFTFCAGAIGFGIPKSVIPGFRDFLLNLSFSEVAASPVFTEFWEDAFNCKLNKSGATDKKVCDGTEDIQNLQSQYTDTSQLRISNMVYKAVYAIAHAIHNAVCKGKNATAKCDKLVKIEPKQVLTQLKKVNFSQNGYDVSFNANGDPVAVYELVNWQKSESGITKIVTVGLYYASLPVGQEFKINTNITWMEHSTKVPVSVCTDSCPPGTRKVLQKGKPTCCYDCILCPEGEISNTTDSADCLPCYKEFWPNAKRDTCVPKPVEFLSFQDSLGIILATVSAVGACLAIITAAIFFCHRTTPVVRANNSELSFLLLISLTLCFLCSFTFIGAPSDWSCMLRHTSFGITFVLCISCLLGKTIVVLMAFKATLPGSNVMKWFGPPQQRMTVMCFTFIQVLICTIWLVLSPPFPMKNLTTYKEKIILECALGSAFGFWAVLGYIGLLASFCFVLAVLARKLPDNFNEAKLITFSMLIFCAVWITFIPAYVSSPGKFTVVVEIFAILASSFGLMMCIFAPKCFIILFKPENNTKKYLMNKNQS